From Terriglobales bacterium:
GACATCGACACCCGCTCCGACATCTTCTCGCTGGGCGTGGTGCTGTACGAGATGCTGACCGGCAAGATGCCCTTCGAGGCGCCTTCGCCGCAGGCCACCCTGGCGCGCATCCTCAACGCTGAGCCCACGCCGCCCACCGAGATCAATCCCGAGTGCCCGCCCGAGCTGGAGCGCCTGGCGCAGCAGTGCCTCTCCAAGAACCGGCAGTTGCGCCCCAGCGGCCAGGAAGTCGTGGCCCGGCTGAAGAATATCCAGGCCTCGCTCAGCGCCAGCCAGATCAGCGCGGCGCAGATCCGCTCGGCTCCGCTTCCCGTGAGCTTGGGCTCGGGTGCGGCGGCGGCCCCCCGCCCCGGCAGCGGGCAGACTCCCGCCTTGGCGGCGCCGGGATCGGGCGCGGCCGCCGTGCTGCCCGGCAGCGGCATGCAGCCCGCGGTGGGACCCTCCCTGGCCCAGGCCCAGCGCCTGTTTCTGCTCTGCGAGACGGCGCGGCGCATCGTTGCCATCGCTTCCCTGGCCGTGCCCCTGGCCTTCTTCGCTTACATGATCGTCGGGGCGGGAGTGATCCGCTCGCAGATGGTGGAAGGCACCCGCCTCATGGCCGTCTTGTCCGCCATCGTGACCCCGGTGCTCTCCCTGGCGGAGAAGATCTTCACCTTCCGCCTGGTGGTGGGGGGCTGGAACCTCATGCTGGCGCTGCTGGGGGCAGCCGCCTTCGTGGCGCGCCACCTGCTCCTGGTCCCCTTCGACCGGCTCAGCGCCTGGGCCAAGACGCGCGTGGTGCGCGCCCGCTCCACCGGCACCAAAGCCAAGGAAACCTCCTCCGCGGAGCGCGTCTCCGGACAGCGCCTGGCCCTGCTGCGCGAGTACGCCGAGGCCAAGAAGATCCTCTCCCAGGAGAAACGCAA
This genomic window contains:
- a CDS encoding protein kinase, whose amino-acid sequence is DIDTRSDIFSLGVVLYEMLTGKMPFEAPSPQATLARILNAEPTPPTEINPECPPELERLAQQCLSKNRQLRPSGQEVVARLKNIQASLSASQISAAQIRSAPLPVSLGSGAAAAPRPGSGQTPALAAPGSGAAAVLPGSGMQPAVGPSLAQAQRLFLLCETARRIVAIASLAVPLAFFAYMIVGAGVIRSQMVEGTRLMAVLSAIVTPVLSLAEKIFTFRLVVGGWNLMLALLGAAAFVARHLLLVPFDRLSAWAKTRVVRARSTGTKAKETSSAERVSGQRLALLREYAEAKKILSQEKRNLAFLAIDVVDSTKMKAGEEKLAVEHAFTEYKKFVEHFLKVNQAWKSAWTPDGVMVAFATPNEAVKSGQDVLAGLSWFNDGIHHLRSPFRVRCGVNAGEVVFPESKRMEEISDEVVDIAGHMQKYAAPNSLWLARDVLSQLDDPAGFRPVADRQVDGRTPCEWRFGGAAAGATIMTSVPQ